In one Sphingomonas sp. AP4-R1 genomic region, the following are encoded:
- a CDS encoding glycosyltransferase, with amino-acid sequence MSRPIGYYVHHHGDGHRQRAIAIGQALEHGATLLGTGLKNRSGNLPVVDLPDDRMDDGFAGIDRVERPTSLHYAPIDHEGIRQRTALIARWIAEERPQLLVVDVSVEIAMLARLASAPTVYVRLSGKRLDEPHLDAFRSAEGLIAPFHEALDDDETPDWLREKTFYAPLINGIGAAADEIEKDVVLVVLGRGGGVSDGDRWAQAARAVPDRRWRVVGACTVPPTLPPNLELRGWVDDAASLIGSAGVVVGAAGDGVVSAVLANRRPFICLPETRPFDEQISKAKRLNSLGAAAVSLDWPQPTDWPQLLADAVRVASAWPRELETPGGSERVARWLEALGQQDSFSRSRIA; translated from the coding sequence ATGAGCCGGCCGATCGGCTATTATGTCCACCACCATGGCGATGGACACCGCCAGCGCGCGATCGCGATCGGGCAAGCCCTCGAGCATGGCGCGACGTTGCTGGGCACAGGCCTCAAAAATCGAAGCGGCAACCTACCGGTGGTGGATCTGCCGGACGATCGAATGGACGATGGCTTCGCGGGAATCGACCGGGTCGAACGTCCCACCTCGCTCCATTATGCGCCGATCGACCACGAAGGCATCCGACAGCGAACGGCTTTGATCGCCCGATGGATTGCGGAGGAGCGTCCCCAACTGCTTGTCGTCGACGTATCGGTCGAGATTGCGATGCTGGCTCGCCTAGCATCCGCACCGACCGTGTACGTCCGGCTGTCCGGCAAACGGCTGGACGAGCCTCATCTGGATGCTTTCCGAAGCGCGGAGGGCCTGATCGCACCGTTCCATGAGGCGCTCGACGATGACGAAACGCCAGACTGGCTTCGGGAGAAAACCTTCTACGCCCCGCTCATCAACGGCATCGGCGCGGCAGCGGACGAGATCGAAAAGGACGTCGTGCTGGTCGTGCTGGGCCGTGGGGGTGGCGTCAGTGATGGCGATCGCTGGGCGCAGGCGGCGCGCGCGGTGCCGGATCGTCGGTGGCGTGTGGTCGGCGCCTGCACCGTGCCGCCCACCCTGCCGCCTAATCTCGAATTGCGCGGGTGGGTGGATGATGCGGCCTCGTTGATCGGCAGCGCCGGCGTTGTTGTTGGTGCAGCCGGCGACGGCGTCGTGAGCGCCGTTCTCGCGAATAGACGACCCTTCATCTGCCTGCCGGAAACGCGCCCGTTCGATGAACAGATTTCGAAAGCGAAGCGGCTCAATTCGCTTGGTGCGGCCGCCGTCTCGCTGGATTGGCCGCAACCGACTGACTGGCCACAGCTGCTTGCGGATGCGGTCCGAGTGGCTTCGGCGTGGCCGCGCGAACTGGAAACACCAGGCGGGTCCGAACGGGTCGCGCGCTGGCTTGAAGCGTTGGGCCAGCAGGATTCTTTCTCGCGGAGCCGTATTGCATGA
- a CDS encoding glycosyltransferase family 2 protein — protein sequence MSVEVCVCIPARNEADRIATLIDALAMQTVDRPFGVVLCVNNSSDDTGGVAQHAAARCEGRFTLTQIECFFEPPLAHAGSARRAAMELGAEMLGNTGLLISTDADCRPPADWIAANLAAGGSDRIIGGRIELDEADADEYPAIFAFRRHFDAYWQRVRAIEDSIDPSPWDPAPRHGDHTGASLALSVELYQRSGGVPLQPSGEDRALVEAAIVAGGKLVHPQTVWTRTSARTRGRATGGMAEDLQRWADAEARGELPNVPHFDHWEARALWRRDFRQGRGTKALMEAERLLPAMPCDMALPMVSGS from the coding sequence GTGAGCGTCGAAGTCTGTGTCTGCATACCCGCGCGCAACGAAGCCGATCGTATCGCCACGTTGATCGATGCCTTGGCAATGCAAACCGTCGATAGGCCCTTCGGGGTCGTACTGTGCGTGAACAACAGTAGCGACGACACCGGGGGCGTCGCCCAGCACGCGGCCGCGCGATGCGAGGGACGGTTCACGCTCACCCAGATCGAGTGCTTTTTCGAGCCCCCACTAGCACATGCCGGCTCGGCGCGTCGCGCTGCCATGGAGCTTGGTGCCGAGATGCTCGGAAACACCGGGCTGCTCATCTCAACAGATGCCGATTGCAGGCCCCCTGCCGACTGGATCGCCGCCAATCTTGCGGCCGGTGGATCTGACCGGATCATCGGAGGCCGCATCGAACTGGATGAAGCCGACGCGGATGAATACCCCGCGATCTTTGCTTTCCGGCGGCATTTCGACGCGTACTGGCAGCGCGTGCGCGCGATCGAGGACAGCATCGATCCCTCGCCTTGGGATCCGGCACCCCGCCATGGTGACCATACCGGCGCCAGCCTTGCATTGTCGGTCGAACTCTACCAGCGGTCGGGCGGCGTGCCGCTGCAGCCCAGCGGCGAGGACCGTGCTCTGGTTGAGGCCGCGATCGTGGCGGGGGGCAAGCTCGTTCACCCCCAGACGGTGTGGACGCGCACGTCGGCCCGAACCAGAGGCCGCGCCACAGGCGGTATGGCAGAAGACCTCCAGCGCTGGGCCGACGCCGAAGCGCGCGGGGAGCTGCCAAATGTCCCGCACTTCGACCATTGGGAGGCGCGCGCACTGTGGCGCCGCGATTTTCGACAAGGCCGTGGCACCAAAGCGCTGATGGAAGCCGAGCGCCTCCTACCCGCCATGCCATGCGACATGGCATTGCCGATGGTGAGTGGCTCATGA
- a CDS encoding acyl-CoA dehydrogenase family protein: MTLSVQPRSEQGGDIVSRLTELGARYDAAPHFPVESLRALRNAGYHRRFAPSICGGDVFTDPHTRAAQMARALREVGRGDLSVGRLFEGHVNALQLFDWYATSEQLEWLTGALNAGAWFGVWATEPQPGVRLELRDPPTLSGEKMFASGAGGLEHALVTAAVDGGERRLVIVPANDTCRADVSGWRVRGMRASVSGRYSLDGVSVDPEMLLGASGDYDRDPRFTAGAWRFCAVQLGGIEALIIEVRQSMSDTAREDPLQRARFAEAVVATRSAGFWVEEAARRFAADDEDAIAIARLTRGVVEQAGFTVMEAAARILGTRSAFDGERADKIIRDLSLYLRQAGPDHARDEAAKALLDRDIWHGDDLWW; this comes from the coding sequence ATGACCCTGTCCGTCCAACCGCGCTCCGAGCAAGGAGGCGATATCGTTTCGCGACTGACCGAATTGGGCGCACGCTATGATGCCGCGCCCCACTTTCCGGTCGAGAGCCTGCGGGCGCTCCGTAATGCGGGCTATCATCGCCGTTTTGCACCCAGCATCTGTGGCGGCGACGTCTTCACGGATCCCCATACACGCGCCGCGCAGATGGCGCGGGCGCTTCGCGAGGTCGGGCGTGGGGATCTGAGTGTCGGCCGGCTCTTTGAAGGGCATGTCAACGCACTCCAACTGTTCGACTGGTATGCCACGTCGGAACAGCTTGAATGGCTGACCGGCGCCTTGAATGCCGGCGCATGGTTTGGCGTCTGGGCAACCGAGCCACAACCCGGAGTCCGCCTCGAACTCCGGGATCCGCCGACGCTCTCGGGCGAGAAGATGTTTGCCAGCGGCGCGGGCGGCCTCGAGCATGCTCTGGTGACCGCGGCGGTCGACGGCGGTGAGCGACGTCTCGTGATCGTGCCCGCCAACGACACCTGCCGGGCCGACGTGTCGGGATGGCGGGTACGCGGCATGCGCGCGAGCGTCAGTGGTCGGTATTCGCTCGACGGTGTTTCCGTCGATCCGGAGATGCTGCTCGGGGCCTCGGGCGACTATGACCGTGACCCCCGTTTCACCGCGGGAGCCTGGCGTTTCTGCGCCGTCCAGCTCGGCGGAATCGAGGCCTTGATCATCGAAGTGCGCCAATCCATGAGCGACACGGCGCGTGAAGATCCGCTGCAGCGGGCCCGCTTCGCCGAGGCTGTGGTTGCGACGCGCAGCGCGGGTTTCTGGGTCGAGGAAGCGGCCCGTCGCTTCGCAGCCGATGATGAGGACGCCATCGCAATTGCGCGACTGACGCGTGGCGTTGTCGAACAGGCGGGCTTCACCGTGATGGAAGCCGCCGCGCGCATTCTCGGCACGCGCAGCGCCTTCGACGGAGAGCGCGCGGACAAGATCATCCGCGACCTATCGCTTTACCTTCGCCAAGCCGGTCCGGACCACGCGCGCGACGAGGCGGCCAAAGCGCTTCTCGATCGGGATATCTGGCACGGGGACGATCTTTGGTGGTGA
- a CDS encoding PIG-L deacetylase family protein produces the protein MVTAERLTQSRWARARWLILAPHPDDETLGAGALIAHAAAIERLGGVVFLTDGTGSHPAGTPRVAMIRRREAGQAIRRLGGGGVRLYWLGWRDAHPHDARSVAFVRTARILGALLRSCRIDAIAVSDRTEAHCDHVAAFELAEGAMRAARRRVTLFAYHVWSANPASVRRIVTPVMPPGRRRHALRSHRSQMSPVLGNGFRLPSEKLRMPGNDTLTLRSLRR, from the coding sequence GTGGTGACGGCCGAGCGTTTGACGCAAAGCCGATGGGCACGGGCGCGATGGTTGATCCTGGCACCGCATCCCGACGACGAAACGCTGGGCGCAGGCGCCCTGATCGCTCATGCCGCGGCAATCGAACGGTTGGGCGGGGTCGTATTCCTGACCGATGGGACGGGCTCGCATCCGGCCGGTACGCCGCGCGTCGCTATGATCCGTCGCCGCGAGGCAGGTCAGGCAATTCGCAGACTGGGTGGCGGCGGCGTCCGCCTCTACTGGCTCGGATGGCGGGACGCCCATCCTCACGATGCCCGCAGCGTCGCTTTTGTCCGGACCGCCAGGATCCTCGGAGCGCTTCTGCGCTCTTGTCGAATTGATGCGATTGCGGTCTCAGACCGGACCGAGGCACATTGCGATCATGTCGCGGCCTTCGAGCTCGCCGAAGGAGCGATGCGGGCAGCAAGGCGTCGTGTGACCCTATTCGCCTATCATGTCTGGAGCGCGAACCCGGCGTCGGTGCGGCGTATCGTGACACCGGTCATGCCGCCCGGTCGGCGACGACATGCGCTGCGCTCGCATCGCAGTCAGATGTCGCCCGTCCTTGGCAACGGCTTTCGATTGCCTTCGGAAAAGTTGCGCATGCCCGGAAATGATACACTCACCTTGAGGAGCCTGCGGCGATGA